Below is a window of Hydrogenimonas sp. DNA.
GTAGAAGTGAATAGATACCGTAACTCTCTTGCAATGGCTCTCCTTTTGTCGATAATTTTAGCGGTTTTTACTTTTGGGGACGATGAGTCTGTAGAGATTCCGTCCGATTCTCTGCAGTATGTGAAAGTGTTCGATGCAAAAGGTCACCATGCCAGACTTGCGCGCTATGAGAAGAGGGGAGACCGATGGATTCGAATGGGAGAAGTCTGGAGCGTAAACATAGGGCGCAACGGAGTCGGAAAGAGGAAAGAGGGGGACGGGAAGACCCCTTCCGGTCTCTACTCCCTCAATGAAGTATACGGCTACGAAACGGTAGATACCCCTATGCCTTTTTATCTCTCCAAAGAGGAGACACTTTGTATCGACGATGCCGCATCACGCTACTACAACCGCATAGTCAACTCTTCACAGATATTGAAAGATTACAGAAGTTTCGAGTATATGAGGCGCAAAGACGGCCTATATGAGATTGTAGTGACAGTCGGCTACAACCAGCAAAACGAGCGGGGCAGGGGATCATGTATATTCCTGCATATAGCCGACGGAGAAAGAGCGACGGCCGGATGCGTAGCGATGAAAAGAGAGCAGATCGAAGAGCTTGTAGAGTGGCTAGATCCGAAAAAGAGACCTGTTATAGTGATAGAGTAGGGTTGCGATTCTTTGTTTTTTATATTAACTTCAAAAGATAATCTCTATAAAGTTTTAAATAGGATAAAATTACTCCGAATTAAAACCAAAGGGGATCAAATGAAAAAATTCGCACTTCTTCTCAGCATATTCGCTGCAGGTACATTCGCTACGGCTTCAGATATTGTCTCTTACGACAACTCATCCGACAAAAGTTCGAATGTAGTACACTACGACAACGGTTCTTACAAAAAATCGGATGATGTAGTCCAGTATGACTTCAGAGATAAAAACAGCCGTCAGGATACTTCAAAAACCGAAAAGAGATAACCGATCTTTCCTGCCGGGGAGTTGCCGCTCCCCGGCCCCGCAACCTCTATCAATCACTTTTTACTTTACACAGAGACGCTGTTATGTGGGTCTGAAAACCTATTTTGACATCGTTCCGGGCTTTACCTTCAGCAGATCGAAAAAGCTCTTTGCAGGTGTCTCGTCACGTCGGCCCCGGGATTTGAGTTGAAAGATATCGTTCAAAAAACCGTGTTTGCCTCTCATGGTACCGAAGGCGTCAGCTTTTTAGAGGTACCCTATGGATGTTTTGCAGTCTGCCGCAGGGCAAATCCCGCCCGGTGTGCGGATTTTGCGTAACGTCGTCTCGAAATCTGCGATTTTGAAGCTTCATGGTGTGCAGGGGGCGGCGACTACAAGCCAAAGCTTCTGCTTGGCTCAAGCTTTGCGTAACATCGGTGACTCAACTTCCGGCCCGGTAGATTACCCTGCTAAGGTAGAGTCCCTGCGGCGGTGCGGGGGGTATTGTAAAGAGTCTCTCTCCGTCGAGCTGCCTTTTCACCTCATCCGGGCTCAGCTCTCCGGCCATGACCATAACGGAGCTCTCCACCATCATTCTCACCTGCGCCCTCAAAAAGCCGTTGGCCTCGAAAAAGAGGATCGTGTAGCCGCCGAATCTGTAGAGCCCGGTTCTGTAAATCGTTCTAACGGTACTCAAGGGATCGCTTCCCCTTTTATGAAAGTGTATGAAGTCGTGTTCACCTTCAAAGAGGCGCAGAGCCTTTAGGAGACTCTTCTCCTCCAGCCTGGGAAGATAGCGGCAGTACGGCGCCTCAAAAGGTGTAACCGGCATCTTCTTGACTACATAGCGGTAGATACGCCGCCGGGCGTCGAATCGGGCGTGAAACGAGTCGTCGGTGAGAGCTATATGTTTGAATTGGATATGCGGTTCGAGAAGGCGGTTCAGTACAACTCTGAGTCTCGGCAAGTCGTTTTGCCAGTGTGCCGGAATATCGAAGTGTATCACCTGCCCGGTGGCGTGTACACCCCTGTCGGTACGGCCGCTTCCGACAGGGTGTGAGTCTATACCCAGCCTCTCCATAGCTTTGTGGAGAGCTCCCGATACGGTTTTCGAGGTCGTTTTTTGCGACTGGAAGCCGAAAAATGCGGAGCCGTCATAGGCTATAACAGCTTTTACTCGCATATCTTCCCCTAAAACCTTCTCTGTACCCTGCCGTAAAAGAGATAGAGGCCTAGTGCCGTAAAGAGCAGAATGAATGTGACTGTAGGTGCCGTGCCCGATTTGGCTATAGCCGATACACCCGCATAGTAGAGCGCCGTCGCCAGAAGTATAGCGGCATATCCGTAATTTTTCTGATATCTTGGGTGAAGGATTCCGTAGGCGAAAGCGTAGTAGAGTGTCGCCAGCGGAAAGAGGCTTATGGCTACGAAGATCAAAAGGTCTTTCAGCCGTTTTTTGTCGCTCAGTGCCGAAGCCCAGTAGTCTTTGAGGTTCTGGTAGGTAAAAGGCTTGTATGCGGTCGTATCGTATATTTTCATCACCTTGTAGTTTATCTGGTTAACGGTGTCGTTTTTTATGTTGTAGGCCTCTCCGTTGCTCAGCATGAGACCGAGAACTCCGTTTTCGTTGATGAATCGCCCCATTTTGGCGATGAGAATCTGCTCCTCCTTCGGCTTCGCATTGTAAAGGACTATGTTGTGGAGGGTGTTGCTCTCTTTGTCCTTCGATTCCAGAAATACCAGCCAGTCGCCGAACTTCTGACCGAACCGGCTCGCTTCTATATTCAAAACCGCATGCATACTCTTGTAGGCTATGAACGATTTAGTCAACTGCTTGGTAATGGGTATGAGCCCCAGGGAGAGGAGCATAAGAAGCGCTATGAGCAGCAGTACGAAAGGGTAGAAGAAGTTTATCAGGCGTGCCGGGGAGATCCCGAAGGAGAAGAGCACGACACTCTCGAAGTCGTTCGAGAGTTTGTTCAGCGTAAGGACGAGTGCCGCAAAAAATGTGACGGGCAGAGTGTAGAAGAGTATGGTAGGCAGAGAGTAGCCGTACATCAGCAGCATCTCACCCGCGCTCATCTGTGTAACTTCCGTCAGTTTTGCTATTCTGACGAAAAGAATCAGCGATCCTATCACGATGATCGGAAGAAATATGGAGAAGAATATTCCGCTGAAGCTCCTGAAAAGATACTCCGAAGTCTTATGCATAGAGCACTCCCCACCACTTCATGAAGGTATCCGAAAATATGTAGACTATCCAGGTTCCCAGTGCCAGAAAAGGAACGAACGGGACCATATGCCCCCGTGCCGCAAGTGCGGGTATCAGGGCCGCGACAGCCGCTACGTAGATCGCCATCAAAACCAGCGGAAATCCTAGCATCGCCCCCATCGTGGCGGCTATTATTATGTCGGCCTCTCCAAGTGCATCCTTTTTTATCGCCTTTTTCACGATGTAGCCTAGGGCGAAGAATGCAAAGGCCATTATGGCAGCCACTTTGAAACGGTTGATGAGATCCTCCTGGTAGAAGGAGAACTCTTTCAGCCCCCCCGTTGCCCAGTCCCATCCGAAAATGAAAAGAGGCATCAGAAGAGCCAGTCCAAGTGCAGTGAAGTTGAGAGAGTCTGGTACGGCGTAATATTCGAAGTCTATCACCGAAAGAGCGAGAAGCAGGGCGAATACCAGGCCGGTTATGAACCATTCTGCGTTTAGTCCCAGTTTCATAGCTAGCGTCGCGAAGATGAGTCCGGTCAGAAGCTCGACTATCGGGTATATCCTGCTGATGGGGCTTTTACAGTAGGCGCACTTCCCCTGCAGAACTACCCATGAGACGAGAGGAATGTTATGCCACCATTTAAGTGCATTGCCGCATTTCGGACAGTGGGAGGCGGGGAAAGCTATATTTTCGCCTTTGGGGATTCTGACTATCAGAACGTTCAGAAAAGAGCCTATCGCAAGCCCGATAAAAAGAGCGAAGAGTATCGACATCATATGCCTCCGAAGCGTCTTGTACGCCGTTTGAATTCGCCGATGATACTCTCTAGCTCCTCGGGAGTGAAGTCGGGCCAGAGTGTATGGGTAAAGAAGAGCTCCGCATATGCCGACTGCCAGAGGAGAAAGTTGGAGAGACGCTGGTCTCCGCCGGTTCTCAGCAGAATGTCCACCGGACCGAATTTCGCACTCTCGATCTCTTTGGAGAGAGTCTCGACACTTATTTCTGAGCCCTCTCTGCAGAGTCTTGAGGCGGCCCTGGAGATCTCGTCCTGCGAGCCGTAGTTCAGGGCCAGTACCTGTGTGAGCCGTTTGAAGTTTTTCGTCTTCTCCTTCATTAGGGCTATCTGTTTCTGAAGGGCGGGGGAGAAGCGTGAAAGGTCTCCGATGGTCTCGAAACGTATCTGGTATTTGATGTATGTTTCGGTTTCGTTTTTGAGGTAGCGGTTGAGAAGACGCATCAAAAAGTCTATCTCCATTTTGGGGCGTTTCCAGTTTTCGGTGCTGAATGCGTAGAGCGTAAGAACCTCTATCTCGGGGTGGTTGGAGGCGAAAGTGGTAATCGCACGTACGGTTTCGGCTCCCTTCTCATGCCCTTTCACCCTTTTGAGGCCGCGCTCCTGCGCCCATCTGCCGTTACCGTCCATGATGATGGCTATATGTCTGGCCAGATTGCTCATATTTTCTACCCCCTGATATCCAGCAGCCCCAGACTGTCGCTCTCCCAAAAGGGTGCAATGGTCTGGCTGCTCAAAGAGACCGAGATGTTTGAAAAACCCGGCAGATCCTCCTTGAGGCTCTCCAGCAGACGCGCGGTTTTGGGATAGAAAACCTCCAGCTTCAGGTCTTTTTTCTCACCATACCGGACTATCGCCCCTTCAACGGGTCCGAGGTTGTTGAATGCTGCATAAAATTCTACACTCTTTTCTTTTAAAGTTTCGTTCTCTCTCTTTTTTTTACGCATCTGCAGAAGCATCCTCCTGCCGCGATCCTCTACCGGGAGCGTAACCACTCCGTGCTGTAGAGAGATGAGCATCTGGGTGAGGCTCTGAAAACTCTCCCTGCTCTGGGACGAAGCCATCATCTGCATAAACTTCTCTTTGACGGCCTCTGCAGGATCGGACTCCTTCGAGAGCTCCGAAAGAAGCTCTTTCCCGAAAATCCAGAACCCCTCTTTTTTCAGCAGAAGCGGTTTCGGGTGAAGCCTGCTCAGACGAACGCTCCCCTCTTTTGTCTGCTCCATATCGACCCAATACTCTTTTCCCGGCACAAGAGCGGTTTCGCTCTTTGTCTGCAGGGTGTGCCTCCCCAGGCGTATCAGATAGCTGCCGTCACTCTTTTGCTCTAGAACCTCTATGCCCGTCTGCAGCAGCGCGTTGATCTCTATTTTCGCGAGCTTTGAGAGAATTTTGCGGGCTGCATGAAGCGGTGTCAGGCCGTAGATCATAGAGACTTTAGAGCCTCCAGCATCGAGAATGCCACCTCATATTTGTTCGCCTGCGGAATCTCTATCTCCTTTTCGGCGGTTACCAGGGTGACGGCATTGGTTTCGCTCCCGAAGCTCTCACTGCCTTCGAGAATATTGAGAGCAACGAAATCAACACCCTTCTCTTTAAGCGCTTTTTTTGCGTTTTCGAGCGCTCTCTCCCTATCCATTTCGGCTTTGAAGGCGACACTCTTCACTCCCGACCTGTCGATAGATTTCAGAATATCGGGATTCTCCACAAGCTGCAAAGACCACTCTTTACCGAGGGTCGCTTTTTTGAGTTTGCCTCTTTGCGGATGTGCCGGCCTGAAGTCGCTGACCGCCGCAGTCATGAAGAGCCAGGGACTCTTCTGCACAAGCTCGGGATGTCCTGTCTCGGAGTGGAAAGAGGGTTTGGTCAGCACCCCTTTTTTCGCCACTTTCAACGCGTCTTCCGTATACCTGAGCATCTCTTCGGCGCTCTCGACCTTTATTACGTGTACCGGCGGAATCGATTTCGGCTCTTTGGCGGTGATGTAGCAGACGTCGGCCCCTTTCGCATAGAGTGCGGTAACCATCGCTTCGGCCATCTTGCCGCTCGAGAAGTTCGATATGTAGCGTACCTCGTCTATCTTTTCGATCGTACCGCCGCCCGTTACCACGACGCGCCTGTTTTTCCAGTATTCGTCTTCGTAAAGGTGCTTCAAAGATACCGCGAATATCATCTCCGGTTCGGCCATCGCCCCTCTGCCCACCGTGTTGCACGCAAGAAGTTTCGTCTGCGGCTCCACCACCTCTATGCGGTGCAGCTTCAGAAGCTTCAGACTCCCTTCGGTTACAGGGTGCTCCAGCATCCTGGTGTTTGCGGCCGGGCAGAGGAGGGCGCTCTTTCCGAATGCCAGGGCGCTCTGCAGAAGCAGGTTGTCGGCTATGCCGTTGGAGAGCTTGTTTATCGTGTTCGCGGTTGCCGGGGCGATAACGAAGAGATCGGCCCATTCGCCTATGCCAATATGGTTGAGGTCGCCGCTCCACTCCTCCGTCTCTTCGTGGAGTACGCGGTTGCCGCTCAGCGCTTCGAAGGTGAGGGGGGTTACGAAGCGTTTCGCCGATTCACTCATAACCACCCTGACCTCGGCTCCCGCCTTGAGATAGAGCCTGACCAGTTCGCACGAGCGGTAGGCCGCTATGCTGCCGCTGACTCCAACCAGAATCTTTTTTCCGTCGAGTCTTACCTGTTCGAGCATCACTTTTTCCCCGTCTTGAAGAAGCGGTGGAAAAATCTTTCCACTATCTTCTGGGGTGTTCTGGAGATCGCCAGTGCACCCTCTTTCACATTGTCCGTCACCGTGGTTCCGGCCGCTATCATAACGTTGTCCTCTATCGTAACCGGGGCGACCAGTTGCGAATCGGAGCCTATGAAGACGTTTTTGCCTATTTTCGTCTTGTATTTGTTTATGCCGTCGTAGTTGCAGGTGATTGTGCCCGCCCCGACATTGGTTCCCTCATCTATCTCGGCATCTCCGAGGTAGCTCAAGTGCCCTGCTTTTACACCTTTGAGATGCGACTTTTTCACTTCAACGAAATTTCCGATATGGGTATCTTCCAGAACGCTTCCCGGGCGGATCCTGGCCATCGGGCCGCATGTAGATTTTTTTATCTCCGCCTCTTCGACCACTGTGTGCGACTTTATGTGCGAGTCGGAAATGATGCTCTCCCCGTGGATCGTAACGCCGTTGTCGAGGATGCAGTCGCCGTGGAAGATAGCCCTTGAATCGATATAGATTGTCGAAGGCAGATGCATGGTGACACCGGCCCTCATCCACTTCTCCCGTATTTTTTGCTGCATCATCTCTTCGGCGTGTGCCAGGTCGTAACGGCTGTTTACACCCTTGAACGCCTCCTCTTCGACCCATACGGGAACTATGTGCATACCATCCTCCCGGGCCATCTTGACTATATCGGTTATATAGTACTCACCCTGTGCATTGTCGTTGGAGAGGAGAGGAAGGTAGCGGTCCAGAACTTCACGTCTGAAAATGTAGACTCCGGCGTTGACCGTCTTTATCTCTCTCTGCCGCGGCGTGCAGTCTTTCTCTTCGACGATGGCCTCCACCTCCCCGTTCTCTACAACGACCCTCCCGTAGCCTGAAGGGTCAGGAAGATCGAATACGCTCATAACTATGTCCGCCTCTTCGGCAAGGAGCGGTTCAAGTGACTCGGGCGTCACGAGAGGCATATCGCCGTTGAGCACCAGTACCTTGTCGTGCATCGTCGCTATATCCATGACGGCTCCGCCGGTACCCGGGTAGTTTTCGTGGTCCTGGAGTTTGAATTTTATGTTGTCAAAATGTGCGGCAATCTCTTTTTCGATACGTTCGGCCTGGTGGAAAAGCACCATGGTAACGTCGTCGCTTACGCTCTTGGCGGTTTTGATCGCGTAGTGTATCATGGGCAGGCCGCTTATGGGGTGCAGAACTTTCGGCAGGGTCGATTTCATACGTGTGCCCTGTCCGGCCGCAAGGATTATGACTGAGGTACTCATCGGCTGACTATCCTGTTTTATGGGTTTTTTCGCTCTGCCGCCCACAGCCTGGGCGACACGAATTTTATGAGATTTTAACGCAATAAAGATTAAAATGTCCCAAATTTCGGCCGTTTTAAGAGTAGCGGTTTATCTTTGTATGCAATAGGCCGATATAGTTTGACAAGAATAACGTAAAGCCAAATCTCTATTTCGAGATTCGGGGAAAAGATTTTACGGGATAAAAGCAGGAGTGTCGATGGACTTGGGTAGTGTCATCGGTTTGGTATTGATTCTTGGCCTTCTGTTCGGAGCTATGGCCATGGGAGTGGGGATAGGGGCGTATATTGACATCCCCTCCGTTCTTATCGTCATCGGCGGTTCGATCGGCGCGCTCCTTGTCGCATTCAAGATGGAGCAGATGAAGAACTTCGTCAAGATCTTCATGATCGCCATCAAGCCTCCGCAGGAGAACGTTCCCGAACTGATAAAAAAGCTTGTCGAATATTCGACTCAGGCCAGAAGAGACGGGATTTTGTCACTTGAAGCGGCGGCCAACAACGAAGAGAACGAGTTCCTTAAGAAGGGCCTCTCGATGGCGGTGGACGGCAACGAGCCGGATACGATAAGGGAGCTTCTTGAGATCGAGATGGAGCAGACCAGCGAACGCCACAAGGCAAATGCCGCCATATTCGACCAGTGGGCCGGGCTGGCCGGTGCGATGGGTATGATCGGTACTCTTATCGGTCTGGTCGCGATGCTTCTGAACATGTCGGACCCAAGTGCGATCGGACCTTCGATGGCGGTCGCGTTGCTTACGACGATGTACGGGGCTATGATAGGAAACATCTTCGGTACGCCGATCGCCAACATTCTCAATATACGCGATGCCGACGAAAACCTTGTACGTACGATCATACTCGAAGGTATTATGTCGATCCAGGCGGGCGACAACCCGCGTACACTCGAAGCTAAACTGCTGTCGTTCCTTCCGCCCAATGAACGCGTGAGCCAGTTTGAGTAGGATTTTGTAGATGGGAAAGAAAAAGTGTCCCGAGTGCCCCAAATGTCTACCGGGCTGGCTTGCGGCATTCGGCGACCTTATGAGCCTTTTGCTCTGCTTTTTCGTACTGCTTCTTTCTATGTCGACCATGGATGCGAAGAAGCTGGAGGAGGCTATAGGCTCACTTGCCGGAGCCCTCTCCGTACTTGAAGGGGGCGAGCGCTCAGAACTCGAAGAGAGAAGGATGGAGAGCGGTACCGGCGGCGGTGCGGCCGCCACCTCCCCAACGGAGATCCAGACTTCACAGCAGTCCCAGCCCCAGATGGATAACCAGATAAGCAAAATGATGATGCAGCTGGCATCGTTGAAAGACGAGATGAACGAAATCATGATGAGCCAGGGTGCCACCCCCGCGGTTCTGGAAGAGTCCGAGAAGGGCTTCCTGCTGAGACTGCCTGCCGAACTCCTTTTCAAGCCGGGTGAAGCGAAAATTGATAATATGGATGCTATACTTTTTCTCAAAAGAATCGCCATGATCATCGACAAGCTGC
It encodes the following:
- a CDS encoding predicted permease YjgP/YjgQ family, with translation MHKTSEYLFRSFSGIFFSIFLPIIVIGSLILFVRIAKLTEVTQMSAGEMLLMYGYSLPTILFYTLPVTFFAALVLTLNKLSNDFESVVLFSFGISPARLINFFYPFVLLLIALLMLLSLGLIPITKQLTKSFIAYKSMHAVLNIEASRFGQKFGDWLVFLESKDKESNTLHNIVLYNAKPKEEQILIAKMGRFINENGVLGLMLSNGEAYNIKNDTVNQINYKVMKIYDTTAYKPFTYQNLKDYWASALSDKKRLKDLLIFVAISLFPLATLYYAFAYGILHPRYQKNYGYAAILLATALYYAGVSAIAKSGTAPTVTFILLFTALGLYLFYGRVQRRF
- a CDS encoding phosphopantothenoylcysteine decarboxylase / phosphopantothenoylcysteine synthetase, with the protein product MMLEQVRLDGKKILVGVSGSIAAYRSCELVRLYLKAGAEVRVVMSESAKRFVTPLTFEALSGNRVLHEETEEWSGDLNHIGIGEWADLFVIAPATANTINKLSNGIADNLLLQSALAFGKSALLCPAANTRMLEHPVTEGSLKLLKLHRIEVVEPQTKLLACNTVGRGAMAEPEMIFAVSLKHLYEDEYWKNRRVVVTGGGTIEKIDEVRYISNFSSGKMAEAMVTALYAKGADVCYITAKEPKSIPPVHVIKVESAEEMLRYTEDALKVAKKGVLTKPSFHSETGHPELVQKSPWLFMTAAVSDFRPAHPQRGKLKKATLGKEWSLQLVENPDILKSIDRSGVKSVAFKAEMDRERALENAKKALKEKGVDFVALNILEGSESFGSETNAVTLVTAEKEIEIPQANKYEVAFSMLEALKSL
- a CDS encoding leader peptidase (prepilin peptidase) / N-methyltransferase; protein product: MSILFALFIGLAIGSFLNVLIVRIPKGENIAFPASHCPKCGNALKWWHNIPLVSWVVLQGKCAYCKSPISRIYPIVELLTGLIFATLAMKLGLNAEWFITGLVFALLLALSVIDFEYYAVPDSLNFTALGLALLMPLFIFGWDWATGGLKEFSFYQEDLINRFKVAAIMAFAFFALGYIVKKAIKKDALGEADIIIAATMGAMLGFPLVLMAIYVAAVAALIPALAARGHMVPFVPFLALGTWIVYIFSDTFMKWWGVLYA
- a CDS encoding Gll0911 protein is translated as MGEVWSVNIGRNGVGKRKEGDGKTPSGLYSLNEVYGYETVDTPMPFYLSKEETLCIDDAASRYYNRIVNSSQILKDYRSFEYMRRKDGLYEIVVTVGYNQQNERGRGSCIFLHIADGERATAGCVAMKREQIEELVEWLDPKKRPVIVIE
- a CDS encoding tRNA pseudouridine synthase A → MRVKAVIAYDGSAFFGFQSQKTTSKTVSGALHKAMERLGIDSHPVGSGRTDRGVHATGQVIHFDIPAHWQNDLPRLRVVLNRLLEPHIQFKHIALTDDSFHARFDARRRIYRYVVKKMPVTPFEAPYCRYLPRLEEKSLLKALRLFEGEHDFIHFHKRGSDPLSTVRTIYRTGLYRFGGYTILFFEANGFLRAQVRMMVESSVMVMAGELSPDEVKRQLDGERLFTIPPAPPQGLYLSRVIYRAGS
- a CDS encoding flagellar motor rotation protein MotA, yielding MDLGSVIGLVLILGLLFGAMAMGVGIGAYIDIPSVLIVIGGSIGALLVAFKMEQMKNFVKIFMIAIKPPQENVPELIKKLVEYSTQARRDGILSLEAAANNEENEFLKKGLSMAVDGNEPDTIRELLEIEMEQTSERHKANAAIFDQWAGLAGAMGMIGTLIGLVAMLLNMSDPSAIGPSMAVALLTTMYGAMIGNIFGTPIANILNIRDADENLVRTIILEGIMSIQAGDNPRTLEAKLLSFLPPNERVSQFE
- a CDS encoding flagellar motor rotation protein MotB — encoded protein: MGKKKCPECPKCLPGWLAAFGDLMSLLLCFFVLLLSMSTMDAKKLEEAIGSLAGALSVLEGGERSELEERRMESGTGGGAAATSPTEIQTSQQSQPQMDNQISKMMMQLASLKDEMNEIMMSQGATPAVLEESEKGFLLRLPAELLFKPGEAKIDNMDAILFLKRIAMIIDKLPNTLQVSVRGHTDNIPPGPGSPYRDNWELSAARAVSVVKELIKDDVDPKRLSACGNAEFKPVATNATPEGRAKNRRVDLYFFSNEPELEKSARKGILDAETSAVAK
- a CDS encoding N-acetylglucosamine-1-phosphate uridyltransferase / glucosamine-1-phosphate N-acetyltransferase encodes the protein MSTSVIILAAGQGTRMKSTLPKVLHPISGLPMIHYAIKTAKSVSDDVTMVLFHQAERIEKEIAAHFDNIKFKLQDHENYPGTGGAVMDIATMHDKVLVLNGDMPLVTPESLEPLLAEEADIVMSVFDLPDPSGYGRVVVENGEVEAIVEEKDCTPRQREIKTVNAGVYIFRREVLDRYLPLLSNDNAQGEYYITDIVKMAREDGMHIVPVWVEEEAFKGVNSRYDLAHAEEMMQQKIREKWMRAGVTMHLPSTIYIDSRAIFHGDCILDNGVTIHGESIISDSHIKSHTVVEEAEIKKSTCGPMARIRPGSVLEDTHIGNFVEVKKSHLKGVKAGHLSYLGDAEIDEGTNVGAGTITCNYDGINKYKTKIGKNVFIGSDSQLVAPVTIEDNVMIAAGTTVTDNVKEGALAISRTPQKIVERFFHRFFKTGKK
- a CDS encoding undecaprenyl diphosphate synthase; translated protein: MSNLARHIAIIMDGNGRWAQERGLKRVKGHEKGAETVRAITTFASNHPEIEVLTLYAFSTENWKRPKMEIDFLMRLLNRYLKNETETYIKYQIRFETIGDLSRFSPALQKQIALMKEKTKNFKRLTQVLALNYGSQDEISRAASRLCREGSEISVETLSKEIESAKFGPVDILLRTGGDQRLSNFLLWQSAYAELFFTHTLWPDFTPEELESIIGEFKRRTRRFGGI